TGTGGCTTGTGTGtacatacataaatgtatatagtgCATAATAAGTATTGATGCTATTATATACACGTGCAATATACGTCACGGGAACCAGTGGCGATGGAATGTATAAACGTTAGCTCCAGAgtttgtataatacctatagatacctacttttatttatcaattatattatatactatttttcatCACTGACAAATGGCTTGTCAACGCGCCCGTGATTacgtgtttttgtttttaatgtacctacacaatacGTGCGATACCTACAACTGCACACAcgaagcataatattatagaaatgaacgattatatattattttataatgcttcTGCAGGTGCGTAGGTAATATTGCGTTAAGTatgggtaataataaataataatactgactTCTTGGCGGCCTGCCTATGCCGGTTGTTGCACTTGAACCCGGTGCACTCGACACCCGTCGGCCGGTGTTCCGACGCTGCGCCTGCAAACTCCGAGTTGAGAAACTGCGCGCCGGCCATGGACATGATCTGGAACAGGCCGTCGGCCGGGGCCAGCACCACTTTCAGGTCGCTCAGGCTGATCCGCACGTTCTCGGTGCCGTTCTGCCGCTGGTCGTACGTCACCACGTCCTCCGCGTCCGGCGCCACGGGCTCGGCCAGCGGGGCCGCGACGGTCACTGCCGCCCCGGCTGTCAGCGCCAACAGGACGCAACCGCTCCAGAACAATTGTCGGCGCATGgtggcggcgacgacgacggaTGACGTGGATCGCTGAGCGCGTATGATGTGATGGATCCGCAGGATATTGTATAACAATGTTTgtgacagtaataatattatgaacgcgACGTGGGGTCGATCCCGTGCTCAGATCGCGGTGACGGCGGGATTCGCTGCAGACGTTACACCGGAGGAACTGCGCTGACTGGACCGGTGGACGGCTGCAAGGACAAAGTGCTCTGTCTCCTCCGCTGGCCAGCGACGACGACGGCGCGTAGCTCCGACGATGAGCAGGAGGAGGACGTGGCGACGGTCGCGGAGCTGTGCGGCGGAAGAGGTGGACACGGATCTCTGCGCGGAGATCTCGCGGAACGTTCGCGGAATAGCCTCCTACTTCGCGTAAAACCGGTCGATGCCCGGTGTATCTATTTgtgtgttataggtacctatatattataataatatcattattgcaGTTCGGGTCATTGACGCGTAACCTCCATACGACATGACCGTTACTGCctgcatatatattaataaaaatgcgaTGTACCTGTGTGTCCGATATCCGCcgttaatgtatatataaatatattttaatttatatgggtacctacgtaaatataaaacataagtacctaagtatagTAAGTACCGAATGCGCTATAATTatctataggtattaggtatatacgttCCGCCTCATATATATAGCTCAATAGCTGCAGTCTAAACGTATACTATAGAAGTATTATGGAGTTATAGAAGTCCGGTGCCTGTATTAATAAAACGATCGAGATAGTGCGGGAAAGATGACGGTgtgatttgaataattttaatcaatttacaaGTATACCGCTATCACCTATCTActgcattatattgtattggcACCTACTACAGAGATATAGGGGATttctttaattacatatttaggtacaatattattgtataagtagATATAACCTCTACCAGCTACTATAATTGGATCCGCCAACATTGgatcactatattatacaaacgtcATGcctatatagcctataggtaccacTGAATTATTGTTGGATGCAATATACAACCCTACTTCCGAAGATTTTTACCACTGTTGTCTATTATTACTCgtgtgtttttgaaaaaaaatagatactaATTACAGAAAATCTTTGTTCATATGAAAAAAGTCCCATAATAATtcgttctaaaaaataaatactttcaaTACATATACAGATATATACATTTACGggatcaaacataatatttagctCTACTGTACaatgttaaaaactaaaaacttttgGGCCTCTTTTTTCATCAATGTTTATTTGAACGAGTTCGAGTATCGTAACTTCTATGTGTCTTCTGTAacttttcgtaattttttactCTTACAAAAATTTTCATGCCGTTCACTTTAGgactatttataggtattatttatatcaataattaatgaacaataaaaCGTATTATGTTTTGTGGAAAAGGTATGccgatataatat
This is a stretch of genomic DNA from Acyrthosiphon pisum isolate AL4f chromosome A3, pea_aphid_22Mar2018_4r6ur, whole genome shotgun sequence. It encodes these proteins:
- the LOC100571139 gene encoding uncharacterized protein LOC100571139, which codes for MRRQLFWSGCVLLALTAGAAVTVAAPLAEPVAPDAEDVVTYDQRQNGTENVRISLSDLKVVLAPADGLFQIMSMAGAQFLNSEFAGAASEHRPTGVECTGFKCNNRHRQAAKKNRFKLSSLIAPLLNSQAEQKIAETESISINNNNTN